A single genomic interval of Lepisosteus oculatus isolate fLepOcu1 chromosome 12, fLepOcu1.hap2, whole genome shotgun sequence harbors:
- the znf148 gene encoding zinc finger protein 148 isoform X2 — protein MNIDDKLEGILLKCSSAVDMAPPRGLVAQEQVAAARAGSRGMPHDDILADEGEGLPDSRLPPHDLIPHDELMVHEETVKNDEEDQEMHDRLSQELHYAMHLPVDVKQEMKLSEEAAQLKKEKKQSREIAECQKKKKRKQHSPAKILTFNEDGSLGLKSPKSHVCEHCTAAFRTNYHLQRHVYIHTGEKPFQCSQCDMRFIQKYLLQRHEKIHTGEKPFRCDECGMRFIQKYHMERHKRTHSGEKPYQCEYCNQYFSRTDRVLKHKRMCHENRDRKANKAVAKAGLLGSEEDLGFSSPPKESPLPKKKRQKSSDKSRTLAALPEKASSEEKLEPKTGKNDYLPLFAVASKVKDEYMVAEYSVELPHSSLGGRQLGESAAEEIHPPKLVLKKVSNKRSQKPPLEQNQNMSPLSSFEDGKVTKYTFDLVDKQGLLEVESNADMDQVDNLQEGPSKPVANSTNYDDAMQFLKKKRYLQAATNNSRDYALNVGTIASQPSVTQAAVASVIDESTTASILDTQTLNVEIKSNHDKNVIPDEVLQTLLDHYSNKANGQPEISFSVADTEVTSSISINSSDVSEVNQAEAIGTSSQAPSTEKASMLQEYSKFLQQALERTSQNDAYLNNQSLTFVTESQSLSSQPLFSTIDKQYTLTSRFRSGMNSPLRSSSEKSHFGLIVGDSQHSFSFSGDEPNHSSVSPAEDFLEQVTSSKKNEPQTIHQAFQIAAFEQNFRSQFQSARSGISSQFSTANGQVNLREHGSGTDFPEFPLVNVTENRTQMTSSPDATTSQTFG, from the exons ATGAACATCGACGACAAGCTGGAGGGTATCCTGCTGAAATGCAGCAGCGCGGTGGACATGGCGCCGCCCCGGGGCCTGGTGGCGCAGGAGCAGGTCGCGGCGGCGCGGGCGGGCAGCAGGGGCATGCCGCACGACGACATCCTGGCGGACGAGGGCGAGGGCCTGCCGGACAGCCGGCTCCCGCCGCACGACCTGATCCCCCACGACGAGCTCATGGTCCACGAGGAGACGGTGAAGAACGACGAGGAGGACCAGGAGATGCATGACCGGCTCTCCCAAGAGCTGCACTACGCCATGCACCTGCCA GTAGATGTCAAACAGGAAATGAAGTTGTCTGAGGAAGCAGCGCAGCTGAAAAAGGAGAAGAAGCAGTCTAGAGAAATTGCTGAGTgtcagaaaaagaagaaaagaaagcagcACTCTCCTGCAAAG ATTCTTACCTTTAATGAAGATGGATCACTGGGACTTAAGAGTCCAAAGTCTCATGTCTGTGAGCATTGCACCGCTGCCTTCCGAACCAACTACCATTTACAAAGACATGTCTACATCCATACAG GTGAGAAGCCATTTCAGTGCAGCCAGTGTGATATGCGTTTCATCCAGAAGTACCTGCTACAAAGACATGAAAAGATTCACACTG GTGAGAAACCCTTTCGCTGTGATGAGTGTGGTATGAGATTCATACAGAAATACCACATGGAAAGGCACAAGAGAACCCACAGCGGAGAAAAGCCCTACCAGTGCGAATACTGCAATCAA TACTTCTCCAGGACTGATCGCGTGCTGAAACACAAGCGCATGTGCCATGAGAACAGGGACAGGAAGGCGAACAAAGCCGTCGCAAAGGCTGGGCTGCTGGGGAGCGAGGAGGACTTGGGCTTCTCCTCGCCTCCGAAGGAGAGCCCGCTGCCAAAGAAGAAGCGACAGAAGAGCAGTGACAAGTCCAGGACGTTAGCGGCTCTCCCGGAGAAGGCCAGCAGCGAGGAGAAGCTGGAGCCCAAGACTGGCAAGAACGATTACCTGCCGCTGTTCGCGGTCGCCTCCAAAGTGAAAGACGAGTACATGGTGGCCGAATACTCCGTCGAGCTGCCCCACTCGTCCCTCGGGGGCAGGCAGCTGGGCGAGTCGGCCGCCGAAGAGATCCACCCTCCCAAACTGGTCCTTAAAAAGGTCAGCAACAAGAGGAGCCAGAAGCCGCCCCTGGAGCAGAACCAGAACATGTCTCCCTTGTCTTCTTTTGAAGATGGCAAGGTCACCAAATACACATTTGACCTTGTTGACAAGCAAGGCCTTCTAGAGGTAGAGAGCAACGCAGATATGGACCAGGTAGACAACCTTCAGGAAGGCCCAAGTAAACCAGTTGCAAACAGTACCAATTATGATGATGCCATGCagttcttaaaaaagaaaaggtacCTGCAGGCAGCTACCAACAACAGTAGGGATTATGCCCTTAACGTGGGAACAATTGCTTCTCAGCCCTCTGTCACCCAGGCGGCTGTGGCCAGTGTCATTGATGAGAGTACCACAGCCTCTATTTTAGACACGCAGACCTTAAACGTTGAAATTAAGTCTAACCACGACAAGAATGTTATTCCTGACGAAGTGCTTCAAACTCTCCTGGACCACTATTCCAACAAGGCAAATGGACAGCCTGAAATATCTTTCAGTGTGGCCGACACAGAGGTGACCTCGAGCATATCCATTAACTCCTCTGATGTCTCTGAGGTTAATCAGGCTGAGGCTATTGGGACAAGTTCCCAGGCACCCTCCACAGAAAAAGCCAGCATGCTCCAGGAATACTCCAAGTTTCTTCAGCAAGCCTTGGAAAGAACTAGCCAGAACGATGCCTATTTAAATAACCAGAGCCTTACATTTGTGACTGAGAGTCAGAGTCTTTCAAGCCAGCCTTTGTTTTCCACCATCGACAAACAGTACACTTTGACAAGCCGGTTTCGGTCAGGGATGAACTCTCCTTTGAGGTCCTCCTCAGAGAAGTCTCATTTTGGGCTAATAGTTGGAGACTCTCAACACTCTTTCTCATTTTCAGGGGACGAACCCAATCATTCTTCTGTCTCCCCTGCAGAAGACTTTCTTGAGCAGGTGACTTCCTCGAAAAAAAATGAGCCGCAGACAATCCACCAAGCCTTTCAGATAGCTGCCTTTGAGCAGAACTTCCGATCTCAGTTCCAGAGCGCCAGATCTGGAATCTCTTCCCAGTTCAGCACTGCCAACGGACAAGTGAATCTGCGGGAACATGGATCAGGCACAGACTTCCCAGAATTCCCCTTGGTTAATGTGACTGAGAACAGAACACAAATGACTTCTTCACCAGATGCCACAACCAGCCAGACGtttggctga
- the znf148 gene encoding zinc finger protein 148 isoform X1 gives MNIDDKLEGILLKCSSAVDMAPPRGLVAQEQVAAARAGSRGMPHDDILADEGEGLPDSRLPPHDLIPHDELMVHEETVKNDEEDQEMHDRLSQELHYAMHLPVDVKQEMKLSEEAAQLKKEKKQSREIAECQKKKKRKQHSPAKILTFNEDGSLGLKSPKSHVCEHCTAAFRTNYHLQRHVYIHTGEKPFQCSQCDMRFIQKYLLQRHEKIHTGEKPFRCDECGMRFIQKYHMERHKRTHSGEKPYQCEYCNQYFSRTDRVLKHKRMCHENRDRKANKAVAKAGLLGSEEDLGFSSPPKESPLPKKKRQKSSDKSRTLAALPEKASSEEKLEPKTGKNDYLPLFAVASKVKDEYMVAEYSVELPHSSLGGRQLGESAAEEIHPPKLVLKKVSNKRSQKPPLEQNQNMSPLSSFEDGKVTKYTFDLVDKQGLLEVESNADMDQVDNLQEGPSKPVANSTNYDDAMQFLKKKRYLQAATNNSRDYALNVGTIASQPSVTQAAVASVIDESTTASILDTQTLNVEIKSNHDKNVIPDEVLQTLLDHYSNKANGQPEISFSVADTEVTSSISINSSDVSEVNQAEAIGTSSQAPSTEKASMLQEYSKFLQQALERTSQNDAYLNNQSLTFVTESQSLSSQPLFSTIDKQYTLTSRFRSGMNSPLRSSSEKSHFGLIVGDSQHSFSFSGDEPNHSSVSPAEDFLEQVTSSKKNEPQTIHQAFQIAAFEQNFRSQFQSARSGISSQFSTANGQVNLREHGSGTDFPEFPLVNVTENRTQMTSSPDATTSQTFG, from the exons ATGAACATCGACGACAAGCTGGAGGGTATCCTGCTGAAATGCAGCAGCGCGGTGGACATGGCGCCGCCCCGGGGCCTGGTGGCGCAGGAGCAGGTCGCGGCGGCGCGGGCGGGCAGCAGGGGCATGCCGCACGACGACATCCTGGCGGACGAGGGCGAGGGCCTGCCGGACAGCCGGCTCCCGCCGCACGACCTGATCCCCCACGACGAGCTCATGGTCCACGAGGAGACGGTGAAGAACGACGAGGAGGACCAGGAGATGCATGACCGGCTCTCCCAAGAGCTGCACTACGCCATGCACCTGCCAGTAG ATGTCAAACAGGAAATGAAGTTGTCTGAGGAAGCAGCGCAGCTGAAAAAGGAGAAGAAGCAGTCTAGAGAAATTGCTGAGTgtcagaaaaagaagaaaagaaagcagcACTCTCCTGCAAAG ATTCTTACCTTTAATGAAGATGGATCACTGGGACTTAAGAGTCCAAAGTCTCATGTCTGTGAGCATTGCACCGCTGCCTTCCGAACCAACTACCATTTACAAAGACATGTCTACATCCATACAG GTGAGAAGCCATTTCAGTGCAGCCAGTGTGATATGCGTTTCATCCAGAAGTACCTGCTACAAAGACATGAAAAGATTCACACTG GTGAGAAACCCTTTCGCTGTGATGAGTGTGGTATGAGATTCATACAGAAATACCACATGGAAAGGCACAAGAGAACCCACAGCGGAGAAAAGCCCTACCAGTGCGAATACTGCAATCAA TACTTCTCCAGGACTGATCGCGTGCTGAAACACAAGCGCATGTGCCATGAGAACAGGGACAGGAAGGCGAACAAAGCCGTCGCAAAGGCTGGGCTGCTGGGGAGCGAGGAGGACTTGGGCTTCTCCTCGCCTCCGAAGGAGAGCCCGCTGCCAAAGAAGAAGCGACAGAAGAGCAGTGACAAGTCCAGGACGTTAGCGGCTCTCCCGGAGAAGGCCAGCAGCGAGGAGAAGCTGGAGCCCAAGACTGGCAAGAACGATTACCTGCCGCTGTTCGCGGTCGCCTCCAAAGTGAAAGACGAGTACATGGTGGCCGAATACTCCGTCGAGCTGCCCCACTCGTCCCTCGGGGGCAGGCAGCTGGGCGAGTCGGCCGCCGAAGAGATCCACCCTCCCAAACTGGTCCTTAAAAAGGTCAGCAACAAGAGGAGCCAGAAGCCGCCCCTGGAGCAGAACCAGAACATGTCTCCCTTGTCTTCTTTTGAAGATGGCAAGGTCACCAAATACACATTTGACCTTGTTGACAAGCAAGGCCTTCTAGAGGTAGAGAGCAACGCAGATATGGACCAGGTAGACAACCTTCAGGAAGGCCCAAGTAAACCAGTTGCAAACAGTACCAATTATGATGATGCCATGCagttcttaaaaaagaaaaggtacCTGCAGGCAGCTACCAACAACAGTAGGGATTATGCCCTTAACGTGGGAACAATTGCTTCTCAGCCCTCTGTCACCCAGGCGGCTGTGGCCAGTGTCATTGATGAGAGTACCACAGCCTCTATTTTAGACACGCAGACCTTAAACGTTGAAATTAAGTCTAACCACGACAAGAATGTTATTCCTGACGAAGTGCTTCAAACTCTCCTGGACCACTATTCCAACAAGGCAAATGGACAGCCTGAAATATCTTTCAGTGTGGCCGACACAGAGGTGACCTCGAGCATATCCATTAACTCCTCTGATGTCTCTGAGGTTAATCAGGCTGAGGCTATTGGGACAAGTTCCCAGGCACCCTCCACAGAAAAAGCCAGCATGCTCCAGGAATACTCCAAGTTTCTTCAGCAAGCCTTGGAAAGAACTAGCCAGAACGATGCCTATTTAAATAACCAGAGCCTTACATTTGTGACTGAGAGTCAGAGTCTTTCAAGCCAGCCTTTGTTTTCCACCATCGACAAACAGTACACTTTGACAAGCCGGTTTCGGTCAGGGATGAACTCTCCTTTGAGGTCCTCCTCAGAGAAGTCTCATTTTGGGCTAATAGTTGGAGACTCTCAACACTCTTTCTCATTTTCAGGGGACGAACCCAATCATTCTTCTGTCTCCCCTGCAGAAGACTTTCTTGAGCAGGTGACTTCCTCGAAAAAAAATGAGCCGCAGACAATCCACCAAGCCTTTCAGATAGCTGCCTTTGAGCAGAACTTCCGATCTCAGTTCCAGAGCGCCAGATCTGGAATCTCTTCCCAGTTCAGCACTGCCAACGGACAAGTGAATCTGCGGGAACATGGATCAGGCACAGACTTCCCAGAATTCCCCTTGGTTAATGTGACTGAGAACAGAACACAAATGACTTCTTCACCAGATGCCACAACCAGCCAGACGtttggctga